One stretch of Deltaproteobacteria bacterium DNA includes these proteins:
- a CDS encoding gamma carbonic anhydrase family protein, which yields MPGASILPYGGKQPKLAADVFVASGAHLIGDLEIGAGSSIWFNTVVRGDVHYIRIGERTNIQDNSTVHVTGNKLPCIIGSDITVGHNVLLHACTVEDLCLIGMGAIVLDGAVISRESLVGAGAVVTPGKTFPPRSLIIGSPARVVRSLTEAEVQGLRDSAHAYVQTALSYAR from the coding sequence ATGCCCGGAGCCAGCATTCTACCCTACGGTGGCAAACAACCTAAATTGGCCGCCGACGTCTTTGTCGCCAGCGGTGCCCACTTGATCGGCGACCTTGAGATTGGCGCCGGTAGTAGCATTTGGTTCAACACTGTGGTGCGAGGCGACGTCCATTACATCAGGATCGGCGAGCGCACCAATATTCAAGACAACTCAACCGTTCATGTCACGGGTAACAAATTACCCTGCATTATCGGCAGTGACATCACCGTGGGTCACAACGTTCTGCTGCATGCCTGCACGGTTGAGGATTTGTGCCTGATCGGCATGGGCGCCATTGTTCTCGACGGCGCAGTCATCAGTCGCGAATCGTTAGTCGGCGCTGGTGCCGTAGTGACACCGGGCAAGACTTTTCCGCCGCGGTCGCTGATCATCGGCTCGCCAGCGCGCGTTGTCCGCAGCCTGACAGAGGCCGAAGTCCAGGGACTCCGGGACTCGGCCCACGCCTATGTGCAGACGGCTCTGTCCTACGCGCGTTGA
- a CDS encoding NAD(P)H-hydrate dehydratase, which yields MNQAALDIVGDFLWDSEFARTVDDLTTSQCGIPARVLMELAGRAVADAVRDLSEDDDEDDGASATPIIVLAGPGNNGADAIVAARWLHAAGRQVHTYLVVDSEATKRAPLLDDQLRTARASGLVIDHYKRGALGRFKKAEPVIIDGVFGIGLTRPVGHDSLAASALKEAANIADTTVVAIDIPSGLDANSGHSETALLPADLTITFGGKKLAHVLAPARDLAGEVVVVDIGFPARVVNQVQASKPSRFVVPDGRELLLDDPWSKLKRSAHKYDRGHVLVIGGSAGKTGAPLLAAMSALRSGAGWVSVSMPDSAMATLRGDVPRELVFEQLFRGDELNSLALAKFIAERKVRAVVIGPGMMQNPLTPAVMTELAAFSAETGCMMVLDAGATHGTLPMLRDGGLVAKHWLLTPHPGEWQRLAAPPPPPPLSRRDLEAAQQVACELGVTLLYKHATPVVVTGDQELPAFVLTDGTQALARAGSGDLLAGAAAAHGALGLSATLSVLRAQTVIAWAARLAEKRRGPHGVLAQDILACMGQVTDVAAEAE from the coding sequence ATGAACCAAGCTGCACTAGACATCGTCGGGGATTTTTTATGGGACAGTGAGTTTGCACGCACTGTCGATGATCTGACGACGAGTCAGTGCGGCATACCAGCGCGTGTGCTTATGGAGCTAGCCGGCCGCGCCGTTGCCGACGCCGTACGCGACTTGAGTGAGGACGACGATGAGGATGACGGCGCCAGTGCAACGCCGATCATCGTGCTTGCTGGTCCCGGTAATAATGGTGCGGACGCTATCGTCGCCGCACGATGGCTGCACGCTGCGGGCAGACAGGTTCATACCTATTTGGTCGTAGATTCAGAGGCTACGAAGCGCGCCCCACTGCTTGACGACCAACTGCGCACGGCGCGCGCCTCGGGACTGGTGATTGATCATTACAAGCGTGGCGCTCTTGGTCGCTTTAAAAAAGCTGAGCCGGTCATTATCGACGGTGTCTTCGGTATCGGCCTGACCCGGCCCGTGGGTCACGACTCGTTGGCTGCGTCTGCACTTAAAGAGGCGGCTAATATTGCTGATACCACCGTGGTGGCGATTGATATTCCGAGCGGCCTCGATGCCAACAGCGGTCATAGTGAGACCGCGCTGCTTCCTGCAGATCTGACGATCACCTTTGGCGGCAAGAAATTGGCGCACGTCCTAGCACCAGCTCGCGATCTGGCGGGCGAGGTGGTGGTGGTTGACATCGGATTCCCGGCGCGCGTGGTTAATCAAGTGCAGGCCAGTAAGCCTAGTCGGTTTGTGGTCCCTGACGGCAGGGAGCTCCTCCTTGACGATCCGTGGTCCAAGCTCAAACGTAGCGCGCACAAATATGACCGCGGCCATGTCCTGGTGATCGGTGGTAGCGCTGGCAAGACGGGTGCACCCTTACTTGCGGCGATGAGTGCGCTGAGATCCGGTGCTGGGTGGGTCAGCGTCAGTATGCCGGATTCCGCTATGGCAACGTTACGTGGGGACGTCCCACGCGAGCTCGTATTCGAGCAACTGTTTCGCGGCGACGAACTAAACTCACTTGCTTTAGCAAAGTTTATTGCTGAGCGTAAAGTGCGCGCTGTCGTCATCGGACCCGGCATGATGCAGAACCCTTTGACGCCGGCCGTTATGACCGAGCTTGCAGCCTTTAGCGCGGAAACAGGCTGCATGATGGTGCTCGATGCAGGGGCGACACACGGCACCCTGCCTATGCTTCGCGACGGCGGCTTGGTGGCCAAACATTGGCTACTCACGCCGCATCCAGGCGAATGGCAGCGCCTAGCTGCGCCACCGCCACCGCCACCATTATCCCGACGTGATCTAGAGGCCGCGCAACAGGTGGCCTGCGAACTCGGTGTGACCCTACTCTACAAACACGCGACACCAGTGGTTGTGACGGGTGACCAGGAGCTACCGGCCTTTGTCTTGACGGATGGCACTCAGGCTCTGGCGCGGGCTGGGTCTGGGGATCTACTCGCCGGAGCCGCTGCGGCCCACGGCGCCCTGGGCCTCAGCGCTACACTGTCAGTGCTCCGGGCGCAAACCGTCATCGCCTGGGCTGCACGCCTAGCAGAAAAAAGGCGCGGCCCCCACGGCGTGCTCGCGCAGGATATCCTGGCCTGCATGGGCCAGGTGACCGACGTTGCCGCCGAGGCCGAGTAG
- a CDS encoding tetratricopeptide repeat protein: MKPRRLLPFATAAQILTASLLVNTIGPTPWVQAAPQQASGPRKKGGTPPFNLRAVLETANRYYEMGRLNDALVGYSAILQRYPAHTAAIVQSAKIYYRMDRYSEAAQLFSRITVNELDPETSYEYGWSHFNLRNYDAALRGFQRVPLGHSLSDLANYYGGISAIKLRRFDVAEDMLEKALVLPDKLAKSRGLYLKHVQALRLMHQQHELARERELERETLAMAVPKRKPKTENELVPIADAAAQAPAQASAQLAGATTTQGFKSVEHTATMSYLAEQQVTNYHGRDRSKFDAKVATFDVITGPQAVLPFWRQSKDRAASVGLQIDLGLESRVQDGKEQTLWAGVSDHMLARQLNQRLGNNADLYAHAAGDAWLEVPVGAMSWFDIGVDADSLFGDFQRLKSLGYRRGYGDWRCRCGFGDWGISAVYRDIVDSLNQPIVQGGGGSLFLKSEVASKLELGVDLSYQSLAYVDQGEALDGPDSLATVKFSAVQGLPLNLKITATAAYQQQSNYQLHNIGNFAQLSADGSNIFGRASIEGSPLRFLNLGAAALVNATTWQLKDETTKEAFEPLVPSYTQELNLWAGINLLF; encoded by the coding sequence ATGAAGCCTAGACGTCTGCTCCCGTTTGCAACCGCTGCCCAGATCCTAACTGCCTCGTTGCTGGTGAACACGATCGGCCCAACGCCATGGGTGCAGGCAGCGCCGCAGCAAGCCTCGGGACCGAGGAAAAAAGGCGGCACACCGCCATTCAACTTGCGTGCCGTGCTAGAGACCGCCAATCGCTACTACGAAATGGGGCGTCTCAACGACGCCCTGGTCGGCTACAGCGCCATCCTTCAGCGCTATCCCGCTCATACAGCAGCAATCGTGCAATCGGCCAAGATCTACTACCGCATGGATCGCTACAGCGAAGCTGCCCAACTCTTTAGTCGCATCACCGTCAACGAACTTGACCCCGAAACCAGTTACGAATACGGCTGGTCACACTTTAACCTACGTAATTACGATGCGGCTTTGCGCGGATTTCAACGCGTCCCACTAGGTCACTCGTTATCAGATTTAGCGAATTATTACGGCGGCATATCAGCTATTAAGTTGCGTCGCTTTGACGTTGCTGAGGACATGCTGGAAAAGGCCCTCGTCCTGCCGGATAAATTGGCGAAAAGCCGCGGCCTTTACCTCAAACACGTGCAGGCTCTCCGTCTCATGCACCAACAGCATGAATTAGCGCGTGAACGCGAACTCGAGCGCGAAACCTTGGCCATGGCAGTGCCCAAGCGTAAACCCAAAACTGAGAACGAACTAGTGCCCATCGCTGATGCTGCAGCGCAGGCGCCAGCCCAGGCGTCAGCGCAACTGGCCGGAGCAACGACCACGCAAGGGTTCAAATCAGTAGAGCACACTGCCACCATGAGCTACCTAGCTGAGCAACAGGTTACTAACTATCATGGTCGCGACCGGAGTAAGTTCGACGCTAAGGTGGCGACGTTTGACGTGATCACAGGACCACAGGCCGTCTTACCTTTCTGGCGGCAAAGCAAAGATCGAGCAGCGAGTGTGGGCCTGCAAATTGACCTCGGACTGGAGAGCCGCGTTCAGGACGGCAAGGAGCAGACGCTCTGGGCTGGGGTGAGTGACCACATGCTGGCACGGCAGCTCAACCAACGCCTGGGGAATAACGCTGATCTTTACGCCCACGCAGCCGGGGACGCCTGGCTCGAAGTCCCCGTGGGTGCCATGAGTTGGTTTGACATAGGTGTCGATGCCGATAGCTTATTCGGTGATTTTCAACGCCTTAAGAGTTTAGGCTACCGACGGGGCTACGGTGACTGGCGTTGTCGCTGCGGCTTTGGCGATTGGGGGATTTCAGCGGTCTACCGCGACATTGTCGATAGCCTCAACCAGCCTATAGTACAGGGCGGTGGCGGTAGTTTGTTTCTCAAGTCCGAGGTAGCCTCCAAATTGGAGCTCGGCGTCGATCTGAGTTATCAGAGCCTGGCCTATGTCGATCAGGGCGAAGCGCTCGACGGTCCGGACAGTCTAGCGACCGTAAAGTTTAGCGCCGTGCAGGGCCTACCGCTCAATCTTAAAATCACGGCTACGGCTGCCTACCAGCAGCAGTCCAACTACCAGTTGCACAACATCGGCAACTTCGCGCAGCTCAGTGCCGACGGTAGTAACATCTTCGGTCGCGCTAGTATTGAGGGGTCGCCTCTGCGGTTCTTGAATCTGGGCGCCGCGGCGCTGGTCAATGCTACGACCTGGCAACTGAAGGACGAGACTACCAAAGAGGCTTTCGAGCCTTTAGTGCCGAGCTACACGCAGGAACTAAATCTGTGGGCGGGCATTAACCTGCTCTTTTGA
- a CDS encoding DNA-directed RNA polymerase subunit omega, protein MARVSIEDCLDVLENRFALVTVAATRTRQLMSGEEPLIKSKNKLAVTALREIAEGLITAHIPAELGEVTRAKLKPEG, encoded by the coding sequence ATGGCTAGGGTATCCATCGAAGATTGTTTGGACGTGCTGGAAAACCGCTTTGCTCTCGTTACCGTTGCGGCAACGCGCACGCGGCAGCTGATGAGCGGTGAGGAGCCTCTCATTAAATCCAAAAATAAACTAGCCGTCACCGCTCTGCGTGAAATCGCTGAGGGTCTCATCACGGCTCATATTCCTGCTGAGTTGGGCGAAGTGACCCGGGCTAAACTTAAGCCCGAAGGCTGA
- a CDS encoding tetratricopeptide repeat protein: MTSPRETARPFSETVVITDDQTWIWQLISGLLSRTGAAHVRLPSTVPMRQSWERLKIAPHFILHWECQGRSASALVEEILNINPSFDVAGRIVVVTTNPTHEDVVTIAELGITRIVRLTTREQDMARAVSELQNHISAKHSLSPTELRWRKLIRTATMLSEASPAECRDHVARELRDLGGADKSARYHDVEAFLHMACGRDREAIASWHLALDKNPKYHHAYFSLATFFRRRGRLDEAIAILQKLQAISRQSTARLVAMAEIHVARKELALAESLYRGALDRDPMCSPALSGLAELRFHAGDLELARFLLSKSQSVQKTAANLNELGITMVREGHYQEALEHYTRAQYVLPQQDKSALLYYNIGLCYARWGRPQIACEFLKIALIKEPLFKKAQRLLARLETALKVTPRVA; this comes from the coding sequence ATGACTAGCCCAAGAGAAACCGCGCGGCCTTTTAGTGAGACTGTAGTCATAACTGACGACCAAACTTGGATATGGCAGCTCATTTCCGGGCTCCTGAGCCGCACGGGAGCAGCTCACGTGAGGCTGCCATCGACGGTCCCAATGCGGCAGAGTTGGGAGCGGCTTAAGATTGCACCGCATTTCATTCTACACTGGGAATGCCAGGGCCGCTCCGCTAGCGCTCTGGTTGAGGAAATTCTCAACATCAACCCATCATTTGACGTCGCAGGCCGCATCGTAGTCGTGACGACGAACCCAACTCACGAAGATGTGGTAACCATCGCCGAACTGGGTATCACACGCATCGTCCGCTTGACGACACGAGAGCAGGATATGGCGCGCGCTGTGAGCGAGCTACAAAATCATATCAGTGCCAAGCACAGCTTGAGTCCTACCGAACTACGCTGGCGTAAACTGATCAGAACAGCGACGATGCTGTCGGAGGCATCGCCGGCGGAATGCCGGGATCATGTGGCACGTGAGCTACGCGATCTCGGTGGTGCCGACAAAAGTGCTCGCTACCACGATGTCGAGGCTTTCCTCCACATGGCATGCGGCAGGGACCGCGAGGCCATTGCCTCTTGGCACCTCGCGCTCGATAAGAACCCTAAGTACCATCATGCCTACTTTAGTCTCGCCACTTTCTTCCGCCGTCGCGGACGACTTGATGAGGCCATAGCGATCCTACAAAAACTTCAGGCCATCTCGCGTCAGAGCACGGCGCGACTTGTCGCCATGGCCGAGATTCATGTGGCCAGGAAAGAGCTCGCCTTAGCCGAGTCACTGTACCGTGGCGCCCTCGATCGGGATCCCATGTGCAGTCCGGCGCTCAGTGGACTAGCGGAGCTAAGATTTCATGCTGGCGATCTCGAGCTGGCACGGTTTCTCTTGTCCAAGTCACAATCAGTGCAGAAAACCGCCGCCAATCTAAACGAACTCGGGATTACCATGGTCCGGGAGGGCCATTATCAGGAGGCACTTGAGCACTACACTAGGGCGCAGTATGTGTTACCACAGCAAGACAAGAGTGCACTTCTCTACTACAATATTGGGCTATGCTATGCGCGCTGGGGACGACCACAAATAGCCTGTGAGTTCCTGAAGATTGCACTGATTAAAGAGCCACTGTTTAAAAAAGCGCAGCGACTCCTGGCACGCCTTGAGACTGCGCTCAAAGTCACACCAAGAGTTGCGTAG
- a CDS encoding Hpt domain-containing protein, giving the protein MNITHDKLQPMKSIFATDEVIAEILPEFVRNLTGYVDKIRSAVERGDHAQAARVCHDLKGTAGGYGFPEISEVAQQLESALQTEAKTTHQMLLVEQIATLCQRALIGLDQ; this is encoded by the coding sequence ATGAATATTACCCATGACAAGTTGCAGCCCATGAAATCTATCTTTGCAACGGACGAGGTGATCGCTGAGATTTTGCCTGAATTTGTGCGTAATTTGACGGGATATGTCGATAAAATAAGGTCTGCCGTAGAGCGCGGAGATCATGCACAAGCAGCGCGCGTGTGTCATGACCTGAAGGGCACGGCTGGAGGCTACGGCTTTCCTGAGATCAGTGAGGTAGCGCAGCAACTTGAATCTGCGCTTCAGACTGAAGCAAAAACCACACACCAAATGCTACTAGTGGAGCAAATTGCTACACTATGCCAGCGGGCGCTAATTGGCCTAGATCAGTAA
- a CDS encoding response regulator, producing MQRRIAMTKVREEPGPTTDKLIVFDDDPYFGALISATARQFNFSAHYFQSLYAMGSFARIRNYDIAIIDVFMDSIRGDELATYIDMFCADIPVILVSGERFDHQDRRTVWPPSVRAFIPKAAGAHQILGAAKATLNRDRMLRRLAAGEPYVNHLGITDLGQLAPAGIV from the coding sequence ATGCAAAGGAGGATTGCCATGACTAAGGTACGTGAGGAACCCGGGCCAACTACTGATAAACTCATAGTTTTTGATGACGATCCGTACTTTGGCGCCCTGATTTCGGCTACAGCGCGGCAGTTTAATTTTTCAGCCCACTATTTCCAGTCTCTATATGCCATGGGATCATTTGCGCGGATTCGTAATTACGACATCGCCATTATTGACGTTTTTATGGACTCCATCCGCGGCGACGAACTGGCGACTTACATTGACATGTTTTGCGCCGATATACCCGTGATCCTAGTGAGTGGGGAAAGGTTCGATCATCAAGATCGACGCACCGTTTGGCCACCATCAGTGCGCGCCTTCATACCCAAAGCAGCGGGAGCACACCAGATCCTGGGAGCCGCAAAAGCAACATTAAATCGCGATCGGATGCTCCGGCGCCTTGCTGCTGGTGAGCCCTATGTGAATCACCTGGGCATTACTGATCTAGGCCAATTAGCGCCCGCTGGCATAGTGTAG
- a CDS encoding response regulator — MKVAHCFLTPLHKLTTRNTKSRRLAMYWLEDHATTIMEITPPPKAVFHHKGILLIDDDPWFRAVFRVVCEARGLPITTFASLADMPSVAALKDYDLVIVDYYLESFTGTEIAEYVDAFFSQVPVVIVSGSQIPSAVDCGWPASIRGFITKTNGAHTILDYALQVISPDGNATNRIANVN, encoded by the coding sequence ATGAAAGTTGCACATTGCTTCCTGACCCCGCTCCATAAGCTGACAACTAGGAACACCAAAAGCAGGAGGCTCGCGATGTACTGGTTAGAAGACCACGCCACGACGATTATGGAAATAACTCCGCCACCGAAGGCTGTCTTTCATCATAAAGGGATCCTTCTCATCGATGACGACCCCTGGTTTCGTGCCGTCTTTCGCGTGGTATGTGAGGCGCGCGGCCTGCCGATCACTACCTTTGCCTCACTTGCCGACATGCCGTCGGTAGCTGCTCTAAAAGATTATGATTTGGTGATCGTCGATTATTATCTCGAATCCTTCACAGGCACCGAGATCGCTGAATACGTCGATGCCTTCTTCAGCCAAGTACCGGTCGTCATCGTCAGTGGCAGCCAAATTCCCTCAGCCGTGGATTGCGGGTGGCCTGCGAGTATCCGTGGGTTCATTACCAAAACCAACGGCGCCCACACGATTCTCGACTATGCGCTACAAGTGATCTCACCAGACGGGAACGCGACGAACCGTATCGCTAATGTGAATTAA
- a CDS encoding sigma-54-dependent Fis family transcriptional regulator gives MIGNSQAIRDLRCLVAKLGTVDSTVLILGESGTGKELVARAIHAAPSRGDRPFMAINCGAIPEQLLESELFGHRRGSFTDAKSDRKGIFEACSDGTLLLDEIGDMPLTLQTKLLRVLQERQITPIGATAPMPIATRVIAATHRDIASEAKMRRFREDLYYRLSVVVVRLPPLRERRDDIPLLTEHFLQQFNRRFDRRMRSPDHATMTQLIHYDWPGNVRELQNMIERAVVLASDDELRIDTMFSRSDAIHVMKSAERAEPTDLSQLPPALLALPLSEAKQQFERSYIRQLLQRSRGNISEAARISGRYRADIYRLMNRYNLACDLLKTSRSAEK, from the coding sequence ATGATTGGGAACAGTCAGGCCATCCGTGACCTTAGGTGCCTAGTCGCCAAACTAGGAACAGTCGATTCCACCGTGCTCATTCTCGGCGAATCCGGCACTGGCAAAGAATTAGTGGCGCGCGCGATTCACGCGGCCCCGTCGCGTGGTGACCGCCCCTTTATGGCCATCAACTGCGGTGCCATACCGGAGCAGCTCTTAGAGTCTGAACTATTCGGCCACCGACGCGGCAGCTTCACCGATGCCAAGAGCGATCGGAAAGGTATCTTCGAGGCGTGCAGCGACGGCACTCTGCTTCTTGATGAGATAGGCGATATGCCGCTCACCTTGCAAACCAAATTGCTGCGCGTCTTACAAGAGCGGCAAATCACGCCAATCGGAGCCACTGCACCCATGCCTATTGCCACACGTGTGATAGCTGCAACGCATCGTGACATCGCCTCTGAAGCAAAAATGCGACGCTTCCGAGAGGATCTTTACTACAGGCTGTCGGTGGTTGTGGTGAGATTACCGCCGTTACGCGAGCGTCGCGATGATATCCCTTTACTGACCGAGCACTTTCTTCAGCAATTTAATCGGCGCTTTGACCGGCGGATGAGATCACCGGATCACGCGACGATGACACAATTAATCCATTATGACTGGCCTGGAAATGTGCGCGAGCTGCAGAACATGATCGAGCGAGCTGTGGTCCTGGCGAGTGATGACGAGCTGAGAATTGACACCATGTTTTCTCGTAGCGACGCGATCCATGTGATGAAATCCGCAGAGCGCGCGGAACCCACAGATCTCTCGCAGTTGCCGCCAGCACTCTTGGCGCTGCCGCTGTCAGAGGCCAAGCAACAATTTGAGCGCAGCTACATCAGACAATTACTGCAACGCAGTCGCGGTAACATCTCAGAAGCTGCACGTATCTCTGGACGCTACCGCGCTGACATCTACCGTCTCATGAACCGGTATAATCTGGCATGTGATTTGCTTAAGACATCACGTTCCGCGGAAAAATGA
- a CDS encoding phosphoribosylaminoimidazolesuccinocarboxamide synthase yields MPTVQELLTVISADSSGTAVAAHSYGGLTPEQVKALAAMDHPTYTGKVRDVVTVGDELLIVHSDRLTAFDRLIATVPYKGTILTAISAYWLQEAQNVVPTHFIGQPHERVLRVERATPFKVEVVVRGYLAGSMQRAYALGERVFCGVTLPEGLVPYGRLPAPIITPTTKAAAFEHDENSSPAELIAKGVCTQDEWDEISSMALKLFAHGQAVFGRLGWLLVDTKYEFGRTPSGEIKVIDEIHTPDSSRLWLKETYDAHMVQGQAPDMLDKEVVRRYLLAQGFSGHGPVPHVPTSELVGLAHVYLKVAETLIGHKLETSGPGAIAIESLI; encoded by the coding sequence ATGCCGACCGTACAAGAGTTACTTACGGTAATCTCAGCTGATTCTAGTGGGACCGCAGTCGCTGCTCACAGTTATGGCGGGCTGACACCTGAGCAGGTGAAGGCGCTTGCAGCCATGGATCATCCCACCTACACCGGCAAAGTGCGGGACGTCGTGACTGTTGGCGATGAGCTTCTCATCGTCCACTCGGACCGCTTGACAGCCTTCGATCGCTTGATCGCCACCGTCCCCTACAAGGGTACGATCCTGACAGCAATCTCTGCTTATTGGCTGCAAGAGGCGCAGAATGTTGTCCCTACCCATTTTATTGGGCAACCTCATGAGCGCGTCTTGCGCGTCGAACGGGCAACTCCGTTTAAAGTTGAGGTGGTTGTGCGCGGCTATTTGGCCGGTAGCATGCAGCGCGCCTATGCTCTGGGGGAGCGTGTATTCTGCGGTGTCACACTGCCCGAGGGACTTGTGCCCTATGGGCGACTGCCAGCACCAATCATCACGCCCACGACTAAAGCTGCGGCATTCGAGCATGATGAGAACTCATCGCCAGCTGAGCTGATCGCCAAGGGTGTGTGCACCCAAGATGAGTGGGATGAAATCAGCTCCATGGCTCTTAAATTGTTTGCTCACGGTCAGGCTGTTTTTGGGCGCCTCGGATGGTTACTTGTCGACACCAAATACGAATTTGGTAGGACGCCATCGGGTGAGATCAAGGTTATTGATGAGATTCACACACCTGATTCCAGTCGTTTGTGGCTCAAGGAAACTTACGACGCGCACATGGTCCAAGGCCAAGCGCCCGATATGCTCGATAAGGAAGTCGTGCGACGCTATCTTTTAGCGCAAGGCTTTAGTGGTCACGGTCCGGTGCCTCATGTACCCACCAGTGAACTTGTGGGCTTGGCGCATGTTTACCTGAAGGTTGCTGAGACCTTAATTGGTCACAAGCTTGAGACCTCCGGACCGGGCGCCATCGCTATCGAGTCACTGATTTAG
- a CDS encoding response regulator → MAKGAPPNSARSPTLSPDTLGGLAGRKILVVDDARDLCRLYQAILEASGAAVTFTTEGCYALELVSREEFDLVLMDLEMPTLSGTAAAREMRERGYQGLLIALSGHSDDGHIREAKAAGYSDYLCKDGEPLQLAQRLATYLLNQ, encoded by the coding sequence ATGGCTAAAGGTGCCCCCCCAAATAGCGCCCGCTCACCCACCCTTTCCCCCGATACACTCGGTGGCCTGGCAGGACGCAAAATCCTGGTGGTCGATGATGCGCGGGATCTATGTCGCCTCTATCAGGCCATTTTAGAGGCGAGTGGGGCTGCTGTAACCTTCACTACAGAGGGCTGCTATGCGTTAGAACTTGTCTCACGCGAAGAATTTGATTTGGTTCTCATGGATCTTGAGATGCCGACCTTGTCTGGCACCGCGGCAGCCCGCGAGATGCGTGAGCGCGGCTACCAGGGCTTACTGATCGCCCTCAGTGGCCACAGTGACGACGGCCACATCCGCGAAGCTAAAGCAGCTGGATACTCAGACTATCTGTGCAAAGATGGCGAACCACTGCAACTAGCGCAGCGGTTGGCAACCTACCTACTAAATCAGTGA